The Castanea sativa cultivar Marrone di Chiusa Pesio chromosome 11, ASM4071231v1 genome contains a region encoding:
- the LOC142616209 gene encoding uncharacterized protein LOC142616209 codes for MKAQQTFCRKLGINDGCYAAPPDIMSILSWNYQGLGNPRKVNALKRAWNKEATICVFLMETKLTTDQLNAKKQGWTYNQGIVISSEGSSGGLALLWKLDTKVYVKNFSRWFIDAHVVCETIGLTWRLTGFYGQPDTSKREETWILMESLGRSNTLPALCVGDYNEIVKRLEKLGGALRPARWMDRFCTVIHHCHFLDLGYIGSPFTWSRNHPTEGLTHIRLDQALATADWCSLFSGTTVHHISMSSSDHSLLSVRFLPFNTKPRPPGRLFRFEAMWLGDPRCTEVVQEAWQDGLLKPNGAQITNCLYSCHERLTT; via the coding sequence ATGAAAGCGCAACAAACTTTTTGCAGAAAACTTGGGATCAACGATGGCTGCTACGCAGCACCGCCGGACATAATGAGTATCCTTAGTTGGAACTACCAGGGACTTGGGAACCCCCGGAAAGTTAACGCTCTTAAACGAGCATGGAATAAAGAAGCTACCATCTGTGTCTTCCTCATGGAGACCAAACTCACCACCGATCAGTTGAATGCTAAGAAACAAGGCTGGACTTATAACCAAGGCATCGTCATCTCCTCTGAAGGCTCAAGTGGCGGTCTTGCACTCCTTTGGAAACTTGATACAAAGGTATACGTAAAAAACTTTTCTCGTTGGTTTATTGATGCCCATGTTGTTTGTGAAACTATAGGTCTGACATGGAGGCTTACTGGCTTTTATGGACAACCTGACACAAGCAAACGTGAAGAAACCTGGATCCTTATGGAATCCCTGGGCCGATCCAACACTCTTCCTGCACTTTGTGTTGGAGACTACAATGAAATTGTGAAACGCTTAGAGAAACTAGGTGGTGCTTTAAGACCAGCCCGATGGATGGACCGCTTTTGTACAGTCATCCACCATTGCCACTTCCTAGACCTGGGCTATATCGGGTCTCCTTTTACCTGGTCTAGAAATCATCCTACGGAAGGCCTCACTCATATTCGGTTAGACCAAGCACTAGCTACTGCTGATTGGTGCTCTCTCTTTTCTGGCACTACTGTTCATCATATCTCAATGTCGTCTTCAGATCACTCTCTACTCTCTGTCCGTTTTCTTCCCTTCAACACCAAACCACGTCCTCCTGGCCGACTATTCCGTTTTGAAGCCATGTGGCTGGGTGATCCTCGTTGTACTGAGGTCGTCCAAGAAGCATGGCAAGATGGCCTCCTCAAACCCAACGGTGCACAAATCACAAATTGCCTGTATAGTTGTCATGAAAGGTTGACAACATGA